The region TGTTAGAAAGGTTGACCCCCGAAAGGACGCTCACTCTCATCTGCTCGCCAAGAAGGAAGACAACAATCTGTACAAAATACAGTGTATGTATTGTTTGTGACTAGCTGTGAATGTTCTGGTGGTCCATTGAAAAAGATTGTcctgattacattttctttgctttaaaatggattaaaaaatatttttctcctAGATTAATCTTATGAAATCTATTAGTTGGTGTTTTATCCActcatgttttgttgtttcctTGCAGTTCACAATGTCAAGCCTGAGTGCCTTGATGCTTACAATGAACTTTGGTAAAAAGTCCCTGTCCCTTAATTGACTTCATTCAGATGCCTTGTCAAGGCGCTGGTAAACAGCGGAGATTTtaaatacgtgtgtgtgtgtgtgtgtgtgtgtgtgtgtgtgtgtgtgtgtgtgtgtgtgtgtgtgtgtgtgtgtgtgtgtgtgtatctcctTAGTGCGGCCGTTTTGCCTTCCATTCACGCTGACCCTGAATATTCTTGCGAGCTTGTGGGCACCTGGAACACATGGTACGGAGAACAGGATCAGGCAGGTAAGAGCACACATCAAGCTCCATGTGTAAAGGTTACCATACACGTGTGCAAGTGATAAACATGCTTGTGAATGGCATTTGACTGATTGATATCCTGTTCAATCAGGTAGTCTAAATAAAACGTAAGGTTCCTTTTTCAAGAGAGaaaatgtgaatttaaaaaaacaagacaagacaagatagTAGTGCTCAAATGAGCAGTTGATTAATTAATCAACAGATAATAAATTGACAACAATAATCTATCACACATTTTTAAGCAAAACAGCTTTACatttccagcttcttaaatgtgggGATTTGTTGTTGCTTTCTATTCTGTATTATTGCAAATTAAATATTTCTGGGCAAGTGAAGGTTGGACAAATCAAGCAGTTTAGAGATGAGCCCTTGGGCTCAGGGAAACCGATAAACATTTCCAATATTACattaattttatattaaaagAAGTTTTAAAGTTGTCCTGCATTGAAACACTTATGGGAATCAGTCAGAAATAAGTTTCCTTGAAAATGTATCTCATTATCTCGTAGACCTGCAAAGGATACCTCTTCTTTCAGTTtgctgctgtttgctgctgctgatgTGGCATAAAGTGAGAACTGTGCTTACTTATTCTCCATGTTTCACTCAAAAGAAGACAGACATTTCCTAAGAACACTGGAGTCTCTCTTCCCCAGTGACACAAACCAGAGCTTTGACAGCTTTTGAATTTTAGTAAATTTATAGCCATGAATGTATTGTACTTTTCCTGGCTGCTGTCCATTTTGTCCTTGTGGTGATGTTTGTCAGTTGTAATCTACCTCTAATGTTACAGCACAGTAATATTAAAGTAATAGCAACCTCAGTAAAGATAATGTCAAAGGCTGCATAAATGAAACATGTTGACAACAGGTGCTCTGGAAAATGATATCCAGTACAATGCTCTGAGAGATTTGGTTTCATACTGTAGGAAACCCGCCTGGTGTCCTTACTCTCTGAGAGATAAccatctctttttttccatgTTTAGTCCTGTAAAATTAGCAGTTCTTATAATTAacttatttattcatttgttgATTTTTCATTTTGATCACTGGATTCAGTATATTATTACCCTGCAGTGTGGTGGGGTTTTTGGTACTGATCAGGTTTAGCTGATACTATCTCATGTGCAGTAGCAGAGTTAATGCTTTTCTACATGATGGAAACTGCTACTACTAAATtactaaatgtgaatattttataGCAGCccctcttcctcttgttttaaacgcaacatttttcagtcaGAATCTCACATTTTACCAGATCATTTAATAGGTAATTGTAGTAGTAAGAGGATTTCCTGTTGGGTTTTCTCATGGAAATTTACAAGGGATTCGTGGATGATACACTCATTCTCATAATGCCAGCTTCAATCACAGGTGGTCTAGAGAGATAAACTACATTTGTTAATGTAAAAGAATATTTTGCCCAAAGAACAGACACATCAAGGTATATCCGAGAGCTGCATTATTTTTGGCTCCTCTGCTCCTTCTATTCTAGTTCACCTGTGGAGATATCGGGGAGGATACCCAGCTCTCACCGAAGTCATGAACAAACTCAGGCAGAATAAGGTAACGGGTGCTCCGATTAGTTAAGTTTACTGGCAGTTGGTGACCTGTAGACCACCGTTTCTGGCAGTGCACCCCTCAAATTAGATCCACAGACCATTTTTCGACCCTTATGTTTCACCATCTTTATGGTCTATTTCACCAGATTGTAAATTTGGTGCAATTATTTTTAAAGCTTATTTACAGAAATGCAGTtgtatacagtaaataagaTAAGTGCTGTTAATGGACCCAGTCCTAGGAGGTATTGCACCAaagtagaatttataaatccaggataactgataaagtgaggcttgacctagtttaatctgtgcatcctggcttggtgcgtttttatgaaggcaaagccaggctgaggagagactaggtcaagccaggctgaagtaattctgATAGATGGGCGTTCATGGCTTTCTTTAACAGACTGTGAGATCATGTGACTGTGAGATGTGGTTGATCAATAATTTAGTGATgataaaatggagaatacgcattgtgtattctttacacagagtgagcagcagcttcatatggaattatgacaacgtgaaacacattatttgtaaataagaaacatggccgctgtaatgaaacagcgagagaaagcgtggcAGACGGTCACAGACtgactgaatgcgtaagtagcctaaatatatacattaactgaccactgctcttaATTGAAACCgccataccattcaaggagttaggcttattatttgcacaaatgagcagttgtactctttgccttaaaattGAGCAGAAGACAGCCTAATCTTAcgcaggaaatttaccatggaGATCAATTAAAACCACTAATCTCCAATGCTAGAATGTGATGCGTACATATCCCTTTCTCTCCTATGGGCTAAAAGATAAATTACCTATGTAACATTAactccactgctcgcttttcaGGCAAAGTGTACAACAGTTTCTTTGTGGAAATAATTAGCCTTACTTCTTGTatatatcattcagtcggtctgctattatctgccacgctttttctcacTGTTTTTCTTCACAGAGGCAGTTTACTTCTTCATATATTATACTCATAGGCATATATATGGacattgaaaagaaagaaagaaacggaAGAAAATGGACTctgaaatctagaaactataaagataattatgTGATAAATATAATGCACACTTTAAACTTGACTGTAACACAGTGTATTCATcggttatttccccccagcaaaatataaggtcaaaaaccattgaggtgtcctctctctcttgtttcATGAATGTACTGTGTGTACAGTAGCCTCAactatatagttactggtccagtgaactaagactataattagGGAGGATTGTACAAATCATAAAATCCTATAATAATTGTataatcctcccaaattattaTCTTAGTTCACTGCAGAGAACAcacattgtgtgctaagaatgccaaataaaatgaagaataaaaaaagaaatgaatcaactaaaataattgaaAGTGTATTGGTCTCTGACCAGTCTGCCATTGTTAGAACCACTAACACGTGTATAGCACTTTATATATTGTCCTTCATCACTGActtaatttaaaacacatttgcaactgtatcagccttttctaataaTCTCAACACCTGCCATAATATATTGaccaaacttctaacaacaatatgaacagccgttttcatacagcaatataacagtaacaatgacgtcacatgaataattataaaaataatggtcacaacttttaAAAGATAACAGTGCTTAACTGAACAGCAACAtgtacctgttgtattttaatgcaggtATTAATAAACAtaaggtaaaaccactgctgagtgaacagagcaggctccaggattaataaatcctgtCTGTTAACATGgtctggaccaggctagctgcccagaataaatctccatggtaacttaggtgcctctgcttttgaGCAACCAAGTcgaggctaaattcatccaagATAACgggaatatcccggcttaatcccttatcctggttttgtgcaacagccCTCTGCCTTATTTGTGGAGTTtcttttagttagttagttcgTCCGAAGTTTtaaccaaacaacaacttttaagACATGTTCAGAATAAAAATAAGTACAATAATCGTAAATTGCAAATTCAGGTGTCTTGCCTACATTGATGTTACTCATTAAAGTTGGCACTAAATCTTTAAACACAGGCCAATTGTCAGGTAAATAGTGAAATAATCTAAGGCTAAGatgattttttggggctttttatggcctttaatcAACAGGAtagcttgaagacaggaaaggggagagagaggagggacaacatgcagcaaagggcagcgggtcggattcgaacccgggccactgccaaggactcagcctacatggggcgcacactctactgggtgagctagaggtcgccccaatcTAAGGCCTTTTAAAACAGCCTGAACAATTGTACATTCCCACATACATTTTAGGCAATTAACACATAGTAACTCAAATTACTCAAGATTGTATGGAAGAGTTTATTCACCTGTATTCCAGCAAAACTGACCAAATTAGATAATACAAGGCGGGAATGTTGTGTTGGTAGtggatgctatcctctcaaaaCAGTTGACAGAGATTTTGTCTTGTGCAACCACCAAGTGTTCTGTATCTCTGTTCAACGTTGCCACAGCTATTATTATACTTCGACATGAGAAGACGTGATTAACTGAGTAATGTGttgctgttgtttgtttgttgttgttgttgttgtaggagTTTACAGACTacaggaaagagagggggaagatgTTGCTGTCTCGTAGGAACCAGCTGCTGCTGGAGTTCAGTTTCTGGAATGAACCTGTCCCTCGTCCAGGACCCAACATCTATGAGCTCCGATCATACCAACTCAGGGTAACTCCATAGAAAATTTACCAGCTTCCTTCCATTATGCATAAATATGTTTTCCACTTTTGATGTGATGACAACTGTCAGACATCTTATTTTCCATTCCACTCTTCCCATTCTCATTTCAGCCAGGAACGATGATCGAGTGGGGAAATTACTGGTGAGGCATAACTTTTAGTCTGAGAAGCTCTTAAACTTTCTCTCAATGTTGCTGTAATTGTAGAGCTACCAATATTATGTACCATTTAACATTTCCTCACTACTATTTCATTGGTTTCACAGATTGTAGCAGATGAATATGAGTCACAGGTATCTTTTGGCTACACGAGCCGAGAATGAATCCTAAGCGTGACGAAAGTTATATTGGACATAATTTGTAAATCTCAAGCATAATTTACCAATTTCCCCCCCTGTAtttaatatatgtatgtgaTTTAAATTGATTAGGATGACTGGGAAATTTGCCTGTTACTGTAATAAAATCAAACCTGCTTTAAAACGTTTCTGACATTGTAACATCAACATTTGATGTTTTGATTTCAATATAATTATGGGGATATTTGTAAATGTCAGTTTCATTTGAACTTTAAAACCTACAAATTTGGGGTGATGGTTTAATCGATACAACCCTTCAACTACAAGCTGttagtctttttttatgtaacatAACTCTTTGTTGCTCTGCAGGGCTCGTGCGATTGCGTTTCGCCAGGAGAACCAAGAGGCAGTGGGAGGCTTTTTTTCACAGATTGGAAGTCTGTACACGGTTCACCATTTATGGGGTAAGCAATGTTTCCAAGTTTACATATTAGGGATTATACATTCCTAGATGCTTCACTGTATTGCAaacagtgttgtataaagtactagaaagcaatacttgagtaaaagtacaagtatcgtactagaaaaagactttggtagaagtgaaagttaccttaagtaatattacttaagtaaaagtcttaaagtatctgatatatactgtacttaagtatcaaaagtaattttctgatatttaatgtacttaagtatttgaagtaaacgtttttttttttttttaaagcaagcggttagaacttttattgtggctttcttatagtaaagcataaagcatattcagggttcccatatcttcttaatctcactcatcaaatcaaaatcacattcttttctaggacttttcaggcacaattatcttaatttcaaagaacaaacagcagatttttagagctgacatcaatcatcatcttgtttgatattttcactttcttactaaattaatgctatattttttacattagcaagcaaacccctaaaaacatggaaaatccataatgataactagataggctacttaactagaaaatgatctcaga is a window of Perca fluviatilis chromosome 16, GENO_Pfluv_1.0, whole genome shotgun sequence DNA encoding:
- the LOC120575688 gene encoding protein NipSnap homolog 2-like isoform X3; its protein translation is MATRVLQRVGKGLKQTKNGLQTNGHVTVVVRSLSAHREDSWFKSLFVRKVDPRKDAHSHLLAKKEDNNLYKIQLRPFCLPFTLTLNILASLWAPGTHGTENRIRQEFTDYRKERGKMLLSRRNQLLLEFSFWNEPVPRPGPNIYELRSYQLRPGTMIEWGNYWARAIAFRQENQEAVGGFFSQIGSLYTVHHLWAYKDLQSRENTRNAAWQREGWDEVVYYTVPLIQHVESRIMIPMKNSPLM
- the LOC120575688 gene encoding protein NipSnap homolog 2-like isoform X2; the protein is MPAPAPPAAPPAGSLRRTISRIITQAATWSLSAHREDSWFKSLFVRKVDPRKDAHSHLLAKKEDNNLYKIQFHNVKPECLDAYNELCAAVLPSIHADPEYSCELVGTWNTWYGEQDQAVHLWRYRGGYPALTEVMNKLRQNKEFTDYRKERGKMLLSRRNQLLLEFSFWNEPVPRPGPNIYELRSYQLRPGTMIEWGNYWARAIAFRQENQEAVGGFFSQIGSLYTVHHLWAYKDLQSRENTRNAAWQREGWDEVVYYTVPLIQHVESRIMIPMKNSPLM
- the LOC120575688 gene encoding protein NipSnap homolog 2-like isoform X1, whose translation is MATRVLQRVGKGLKQTKNGLQTNGHVTVVVRSLSAHREDSWFKSLFVRKVDPRKDAHSHLLAKKEDNNLYKIQFHNVKPECLDAYNELCAAVLPSIHADPEYSCELVGTWNTWYGEQDQAVHLWRYRGGYPALTEVMNKLRQNKEFTDYRKERGKMLLSRRNQLLLEFSFWNEPVPRPGPNIYELRSYQLRPGTMIEWGNYWARAIAFRQENQEAVGGFFSQIGSLYTVHHLWAYKDLQSRENTRNAAWQREGWDEVVYYTVPLIQHVESRIMIPMKNSPLM